DNA sequence from the Methanolobus psychrophilus R15 genome:
AGCGGAGATGGCTACAATGCATGGCAACGACCTCATCATTATAGATGGTCCTCCAGGGATCGGCTGCTCTGTAATAGCTTCCATATCCGGCGCAGACCTTGTGTTCATCGTCACAGAACCCAGTGTTTCAGCTATACATGATCTTGAAAGAGTGATTGAGGTCGCTGCCCACTTCAGGATAAAGACAGTTGTCTGCATCAATAGATGTGACATCAATAAAGAAAAGACAGCATACATAGAAGACTATTGCAGGAAAAATGGTGTGAAGGTCATAGGCAAACTCCCTCTGAGCGAAACCCCCACTAAAGCAATGCTTGAAGGCAGAACAGTTATTGAGCATAAAGACGATATTTTTACAGGGACTGTTCAGGATATATGGTACAGGGTACATAGCGAACTGTTTCACAACAGCTTCCGACCTCTTTTCCAGTAACCTATTATCCTGCTCGTGCTTGTTTATGGGATGTGGGGATACTATTTACTTACTTGTTCATTGTTTTGACCGGCAGAGCTTATGGCTTCATTCCCATACATCAGAAATGATACAAAAAGTTGTGTGGAGGAGAGAGCTCCAGCCAGCGGCAGAGCCCTCCCTTAGTGGATGGGTAAGTGGAGGTAGTATTTAGGAGGTAGTTTTGATGGAAATAGACCCCATGCCACTAATACCTGAGTATTACTTTACTCCGGTTGAGGCGGTAATAGGAATAACTTATATATAAAGATATTTACCAAATAATATGAATAAGTCGAATAATTGCACAAGTTGGTTTGACTTCGCCAGTTTTATGCACGCTAGAGGCAGTTTCAGTGCTAAAAGAGAATGCAGGCTTGCCTGACAGGTCTCAATAATGCAAAATCGGAAATGAGATATATACATATCGCTCATAAGGACAAAGAGGAGGAATTAGTATATTGAAACATGGGGTGGAGAACAGGTGCTCATGAAAATATTTCCTGGTGAGCCAAACTCTGCACATGCAGGAGAGCATGGAACGGTCGATCCTTTGATCCTGAGCACGGAGAAAGGGAAAAAAGCCGTCAAAACATCTTTTATGGGCTTGGTTGTGATTGCAGCCATCCAGGTTGTCATTGTGTACATATCAGGCAGTGCAGCTCTGCTTGCAGATACATTCCATAATTTTAGCGATGCAGTGACTACAGTACCCCTATGGATAGCCTTTTCTATAGCTAACAGGAAACCAAACCGAAGGTTCACATACGGATATGGGCGTGCAGAGGATGTTGCAGGACTGGCCATAGTAGCCCTGATCCTATTCAGTGCATTGTTTGCTGCCTATAACACCATTATGCTCCTGCTTGATCCCGGAACCATAGCTTATGTGGAAGTTGTGGCCCTTGCAGGAATAGTGGGTTTTGCAGGCAATGAGATGATAGCGCAGTACAGGATAAAGATCGGGAAAGAAATAGGCAGCGCTGCACTGATGGCAGACGGATATCATGCCCGAAGTGATGGCCTGACAAGCCTGGCAGTCCTGCTGGGAGCCATCGGAGTCTGGCTTGGTTACCCGCTTGCAGACCCAATAGCTGCTATTTTTATAACCTTCGCCATATTGAAAGTTTTCTGGGACTCCGGTAAACTGGTGTTTGGCAGGCTGATGGATAGTGTCGATCCGGAAGTGGTTGATGATATATTGCATGCTATTGGCCATGTAGAAATGGTTCTGGACATAACCGATGTCAAGGTCAGATGGATAGGCCACAGGATGCATGCGGAAATAACAATTGCTGTAGATTCCAGCCTTTCTGTAAAGGAGGGTCACGACATAACCCGGGAAGTCAGGAACTCACTGGCCCGGCATGTGACATATCTTTCCGGCACGACAATTCATGTTGAACCTGAGGATGCCTCCGGCAAATGCAGTCTGCAGGTATGAACTGCCGTTCTGAAAAAATAATGCCTGAACCGGCAAAATAAAAAATAATCCACGAATATATGACCTTTTTAGGCAAATACGAAGAGCAATTAGATTCACTTTTATATTAGAATCTACTCTATAGGCTAAAACAGTACAATCCAAGGTAGATGAGGCGCCTGGAAACCACCACGCTTTAAGGCGCCTCTCTCCTAACGAATCCGAGATGTTCCCCAACATCTCTCAATTAATCCACTCCCAGATTGCGGCTCATTCCCCACGACCCGCAACACATACAACGTCCTATTTTTATATAACCTAAACCTTGCACAATTTGGCTTGGCTGATTAATATTGTCTGATCGTTGAACATTGTACAAGATATGATATTCATACAATGCCTCTTATTTTAACGCCGTTGAAACTTAAGCACTTATTATCCAATTTCATAAAGGAAAGAACATAAATCCTGAATATTAATAAGTAATATAAGTTACAGTCTGAAGGAACTATATCACTAAGCAATGGTACTTCTGAAACAGTATCGTTTACGTAATTCTATATATCTGCCAAATGACTGC
Encoded proteins:
- a CDS encoding cation efflux family protein: MKIFPGEPNSAHAGEHGTVDPLILSTEKGKKAVKTSFMGLVVIAAIQVVIVYISGSAALLADTFHNFSDAVTTVPLWIAFSIANRKPNRRFTYGYGRAEDVAGLAIVALILFSALFAAYNTIMLLLDPGTIAYVEVVALAGIVGFAGNEMIAQYRIKIGKEIGSAALMADGYHARSDGLTSLAVLLGAIGVWLGYPLADPIAAIFITFAILKVFWDSGKLVFGRLMDSVDPEVVDDILHAIGHVEMVLDITDVKVRWIGHRMHAEITIAVDSSLSVKEGHDITREVRNSLARHVTYLSGTTIHVEPEDASGKCSLQV